In one Culex quinquefasciatus strain JHB chromosome 2, VPISU_Cqui_1.0_pri_paternal, whole genome shotgun sequence genomic region, the following are encoded:
- the LOC6041637 gene encoding uncharacterized protein LOC6041637, with protein sequence MRGSIVGIEDGLTSPKPGSWHGMFLELLDNLYAACVIGPLVVGYWRGTWNLMGEYIYPSDLPTSLMISLALGVFGHLVFNIFQGPLRSHLNADKHRLVYYIASRLYTEIYGTVCVNTWRGGWEIINLYTTHNVLYVVVITLFCAVLLALLRGLRNITASPFVVVIDSRREYFDVPTYFKLSGSKQPGLYILDCMFSVLVIGSLVVFVWRGLWVLLDMELFPEDKALSAWASVLIGYGVTAVTFSLQPLMRWTCDRLTGIWRVIVADLFLFFSFIGTINVWRGVWQLLDHYFLPENRLLSNWITHVVSLLLLILLNCSNSVLVRGVYIDAEEPAGQCVVFPVYYIRLFFQKERTKKQKKILESLNRVEFNNVVIVDKKPNTKVEQNHQINRNLDAVPLTIIDNPKSNGDHNTHENKQ encoded by the exons ATGCGCGGCAGCATAGTTGGAATAGAGGATGGCCTGACCAGTCCGAAGCCCGGCAGCTGGCACGGGATGTTCCTGGAGCTGCTAGATAATTTGTATGCCGCGTGCGTCATCGGTCCCCTCGTGGTCGGTTACTGGCGGGGCACGTGGAACCTGATGGGCGAGTACATCTACCCGTCGGATCTGCCCACCAGTCTGATGATCTCGCTAGCTCTCGGGGTCTTCGGTCATCTGGTTTTCAACATCTTCCAGGGGCCGCTACGGTCCCACCTGAACGCCGACAAGCATCGGCTCGTGTACTACATCGCGTCGCGACTCTACACCGAAATTTACGGCACGGTATGTGTCAACACCTGGCGCGGAGGCTGGGAAATTATCAACCTGTACACAACGCACAACGTGCTCTACGTAGTCGTGATAACGCTCTTCTGTGCCGTCCTGCTGGCGCTGCTCAGGGGCCTGCGGAACATTACCGCGTCACCGTTCGTCGTTGTCATCGATTCCCGGCGGGAGTACTTTGACGTGCCGACGTATTTCAAGCTATCG GGCTCCAAACAGCCGGGACTGTACATCCTGGATTGCATGTTTTCGGTGCTGGTGATCGGCTCACTGGTCGTGTTCGTTTGGCGAGGGCTATGGGTCCTGCTTGACATGGAACTGTTTCCCGAGGACAAGGCACTATCGGCGTGGGCCTCCGTG TTGATAGGCTATGGTGTGACCGCAGTCACATTTTCGCTACAGCCGCTGATGCGATGGACATGTGATCGGTTAACTGGCATTTGGCGCGTCATTGTTGCGGATTTGTTCCTTTTCTTCAGCTTCATTGGCACAATCAACGTATGGCGAGGCGTATGGCAACTGCTGGACCATTACTTCCTACCAG AGAATCGTCTGCTAAGCAACTGGATAACGCACGTGGTCTCACTGCTGTTGCTGATTCTGCTGAACTGTTCAAACTCGGTCCTTGTCCGGGGCGTGTACATCGATGCCGAAGAACCGGCCGGCCAGTGCGTGGTCTTCCCGGTGTACTACATCAGGTTGTTCTTCCAGAAGGAACGCACCAAGAAGCAGAAGAAGATCCTCGAGTCCCTGAACCGGGTGGAGTTTAACAACGTCGTCATCGTGGACAAAAAACCGAACACGAAGGTCGAACAGAACCACCAAATCAACCGAAATCTAGATGCCGTGCCACTAACGATAATCGATAATCCTAAGAGCAATGGTGATCACAACACGCACGAAAACAAACAGTGA